TGGTTGTTTGCTTATTAGCTATAATCCTTCATCTAGGCTTCATCAGAGCGTTCTGACTAACAGCTTATTGGGTGGTCTTTGTTTATTCAGGTCCCTATTGGACGCACACCCAGCGTATGGAGAAGAAGCTGTATGCTGTTCCTGCAGGCAACACGGTGAAGTTTCGTTGTCCGGCCATGGGCAGCCCCATGCCAAGCATCCGCTGGCTCAAAAATGGACGTGAATTTAGAGGAGAGCATCGCATTGGGGGCATTAAGGTTAGAATGATAACAGAGTCTGATGCTGAATTACACTTGGGTTCATATTGATGATCTGGCAGACCTTTGATTGTCAGTATTGTCCGTTGTTTTGAGGTTGTAGTTTTTCTTTGCTCTActattgtttgtgtttcattgtgttatCCTGATCATGAACTCCTTAGAGTCTGAAAACAGGCAGTggacaaagaataaaaaaaatgtatctggGCTTTCCAAGTGTCTGTTTAAGCTAATGTAAtttaatgtttctttgtgtctAGCTGAGACACCAACACTGGAGCCTGGTGATGGAGAGCGTTGTTCCTTCAGACAGAGGAAACTACACCTGCATGGTGGAGAACAAATATGGTTCCATCTCTCACAGCTACGTCCTGGATGTCCTGGGTAAGATGTGATGATGCATAATCCAGGGCTTTCTGGACTTTTTCCACATCTGAGAgtctgtgttgttgctgtttgtgtttcagtgtctcagAGACTCTAATCCTTTTATGAATTTGTGTCTCTGGACCaatatgtgttttattttcaaaagctACTAATGATTAAGCACTTAATTAAATATCAGCAAAACAGACGtaagatatttttctttaaccGTAAATTTCAGCGCTTTGTGACAGTATTCATGGCAGCGATAGGAAAAGTTATTAGTCAGCACTTATGCATAATGTCTCCAAATAAAAGCCTCCAGTCTCATGGAGGGTATAACCAGAGGGGTGAGCAGAAGGTGACAAGGGCGCCTGGCGTCCGCCATGGCGGGCAGGATGTGGACGATCAGGCGTCCACACCAGTTTTCTACCTGACCTGTGACAGGAGATCAAGGAGGACTGCggtttatttgttcatttgttcgCTGTCTGTCCACCGCGGGGTCAGTTCCTGTCCCCATCGACGGGGGGAGAGGACTAACGAGACAACTAACGAGATCAGAGAGCGAGAGTAAACGCAGATCAAAGAGACCCCGGCAACCAGCTGACAAAGAGCTGCACTAATGGAACCGATTTTCATcccaaaatgacattttctgctcttttgCCAGCATACAAACACATTATAAATGACAGTGACAACTGCTGGCCATTTTTAgacatttgtttacatgtttgtcgGCTGTTAAATGGCCAAATACTTCGACGTTTTAGCCACAGTCGGATACGACTCCAATTTCCTCCAAATTTGTCCTGCCTACGTGGACTCCTATCTCTGTCTCCACGTTCACCTTTGAACTGAATCCTTTAAGTAGCGATTGGTTTCTCCTTAGCTTATTGAGATATTTCAAAGTTTTGCTCATTTTACTAATGTCCAGCGATTCCTTCCCCACACAGAGCGCTCCCCCCACAGGCCCATCCTGCAGGCCGGTCTACCAGCCAACACTACAGCAGTGGTGGGCAGTGATGTCCAGTTCCATTGTAAAGTCTACAGCGACGCCCAACCTCACATTCAGTGGCTCAAGCACATCGAAAGAAACGGCAGCCGCTATGGTCCTGACGGGACGCCTTATGTGCAGGTCCTCAAGGTTGGTAACATCTAACAGGTGTTTGACTctaaaggaaagagaagagtcCTCTGTGGGgtcacaaaatataaactggTGATCAGACAGGCAAATATGTCGGAAACtcacttttgactttttgtggtcAGTTGTTGGTTTTTACTCCAGACTTTGCATGAAAGACGTGGTGTGACTATAGCCCAAGTTTTCTAAAATGTGTTATTACACCATTTCTGCTCTGTCAAATGACAATGGACTTGGTGCACAAACTTGATTTTTGTAGttctgattttttatttttcaaaaatagtGAACTGAACTGTTGTTGGTAGTATTTTGCCTTGGATTTTTAAAGAGAAGTTTTAATAGACATTGGATTGTGATGATTGCTGTGTTCTAACTTTTTATGTCActttctgcatttgttttgtgcagACTGGCAGTCTGAACATGTCAGAGGTGGAGGTGCTCTACCTGTCCAAAGTTACAATGGAGGATGCAGGAGAGTATACCTGTCTGGCTGGAAATTCAATTGGTTTTGCCCACCAATCCGCTTGGCTGACCGTCCTCTCAGGTAAGGGACAAAGAGCACTGAAGGCTACATAACAATGTTGTGGCCAAATACTCCACCAAGCTACACTGAGCCACTGACATCTTTGTGCTGACAAACCTTGAACATTGGTATCAGGAAGTAATTTTGATTTGTCACTTTCTGACGGTAAAAAGCATTTTTGTAAaaactctgcctctgtgtctgtagaagaggaagcagcagatgctATGGACACCATGGAAACCAAGTACACCGACATCATCATCTACGCCTGTGGTTTCCTGGCTCTGATCATGGCCATAGTCATCGTGGTGTTGTGTCGAATGCAGGTCCATCCCAGAAGGGAGCCATTTGATGCTCTCCCTGTCCAGAAGCTCTCCAAGTTCCCTCTTCGCAGACAGGTACAGGGCACTGTGCATGCTGGGAACTTAAGTCTGTCTTTAATAGATGCTTTAACAAATAATTGACTATGACAAAAGGCCAGGGTACGCTTTAAAGTTCTTAGAAAGTGTCATCCGAACATGTGTGAAGGCAAAAGTGTTTATAGCTGTTCCAGATTTCCCCACTTGAAACCTTCCTGTTGCTAATTAAATTCTCCTTTCTGCATCTCGTCCTTCAGTACTCAGTCGAGTCCAACTCATCAGGGAAGTCCAGTGCGTCTCTGATGCGGGTGGCTCGCCTTTCATCCAGCTGCTCTCCCATGCTGGCTGGAGTTATGGAGTTTGAGTTGCCCTATGACCCAGACTGGGAATTCCCCAGAGAGAAGTAAGTTATCTATAATGTAGAATTACTTGGGTCATCATTTGCAAATATATGGATGATATTTTGGAAAGAAATTTCTCCTGCTGTTACATATATTATGAAAGAGATCTGTTTTGAAATTTTGAGTTTACATAAAAGTTATGCCCCTTACAAAGAGAGTTTCTTCACTCGAGTTTTGTTTGGCTGCTGGGATCCAGACTCATTTAAACGCTGTAGCTCTCGCATCATGAGGGGACCTAAAAAAAGTCAGCAGCCCGTTTTGGCTCTGCCCAACCCATGTTTTAAGAAACCAGAGCCCAAAATTATGGATTTGTACAGTTTTCATTTGGACATACTTATTTTCACTaactctcgctctttctctctctagtTTAACACTGGGCAAACCTCTAGGAGAAGGCTGCTTTGGTCAGGTGGTCAGAGCTGAGGCCTACGGCATCAACAAGGACTGCACAGACCAGGCCACCACTGTGGCGGTTAAGATGCTCAAAGGTAGAAAAGAAATgatacagacacaaaaatacCTCAAGACATCAGCTAAAGTCTGCTGTCTATGACTAAATCATGCTTCTCTAAATAAGAGGTATTTTTTCCCCAGATGATGCTACAGACAAAGATCTGGCAGATCTCATCTCAGAGATGGAGCTGATGAAGGTGATGGACAAACACAAGAACATCATCAACCTTCTGGGAGTCTGCACACAGGATGGTGAGCTTCTGAGATAcaacttttaatttaaataaaatttttgCCCCAGCTTTGATCAGTCAAAATAAAGTAGTGTTTGAGCTGATGTTTAGAGCAGCGAGGATAGGACAGCAGTCTCCTTGTTAACAAATTATATTGCACACAATTGTCATTGTAAATCTCAACAAACCAAGCTAATTTAGCCAGTGATTCAACTATGGTGGTCCCAAGCCACAAGGTTTaaccaacaataaaaacaaccccATCCTTCATCCTGCTTGTGTTCTCCCCCAGGCCCTCTGTATGTGCTGGTGGAGTACGCCTCCAAAGGCAGTCTCAGAGAGTACCTGCGTGCCCGGCGACCCCCAGGCATGGACTACACCTTTGATGTGACCAAGGTGCCTGAGGAGCAACTCACCTTCAAAGACCTGCTGTCCTGTGCCTACCAGGTGGCCAGAGGGATGGAGTACCTGGCCTCTAAAAGGGTATGTTGACTTTAAAGAGTGGTCAGAACTTGAAGTAGCAGTGTATCTGAGAGTATCTCTGAATCTCAGTACacagtatatttttttatttagtgttGGAGCTTTGTCTAGAGAGATTTTAACAGAGTCTGTTTCACTTTTAGCAACCCGGGACATTAAGCTGTAGTGCTGAAGttatttgattaattgatcaaTCAACTGAGAAAAAGTAAACTTTTTCTACTGTCCCGCAAAGCAAGACATGGGAAGACataaattgtgatttttttgacattttatagctCAATGAATAATGAGTAGATTACTACACTTATTGTACAGTATTGTTGCCTTTGTAGCTCTGCATATgttttataatataaaatatatgaaatatatcAATGTAATTGTTAACTTTTGCAAGCCAGATGGTGGATTTATGGTTTTGGGTTGTCTTAAGGAACTTTTACATTGAAAGCTCCAGCCTCATGGGGATGTTTACATTTCGGTCCTCATTACAGTTAAATGTAGCCCTGTACTCAGGCAggaaacacagccacaaaatgAAAGCAGGATAGTAACATGCTCGACATTTGTGGACCTCTCAACTGTATAAGATCAGATGTTTGGTTTTGACTTGAAGGGAAGCGTGATTAGGATTGGCTTCCTTTGtgtaattcagtgtttttgtatttgggcACTCGGCCTTCAGATGGATGAGTTTGGTTCAGACATTTTTGGACGGCAGCTCCAGCTCTTTCCTTTCCCCCGTCCtctgtgcctctgtctgtccctttctttcttttcttcccatTCCCACCCCCCATGTTTCAATTCCTTTcattttcccagcatgcactctgtctgtgtgcttcttATCAACACGTCTCTTTGTCTGCCAGCCGGTGTCTCAGACAGGCATTCCTGAACagaaagctgctgcagcttcagcccTGTTTACTcttctccatccatctgtctgtccctccGTCGTCGGGCTTTGTCCTTTTTAGCGCTGCCATAAATCTGTTAGCAAACAGGCAGCAGAGCCGTCGTTTGGGTGTAGGCATCAGGTTTCTGGCTGTACGGCCTCCTAAGAATGCAGGAGCCTGAAACTAACCCTCCATTATGGGGAGACCCACAAACCAAGACTGGTTCATTTCGCACGTCCCCACAAATCCCACGTCTATTTCgaatgaaaaccaaaataaacTTAATGACATCCATTCAATGTGGGCAAACAGggcctttcttttttcctcccaaagggttgttttttcttcagacTCCCGGGTTTCCATATAAAGACGTTTTAATTTTGTTGCGTTCACTAAAATAAGGCACCGCATGTTGACTTTAGCCTCCTGCGTCTTTTCATATTTGGAGAAAATCTGCAGTGAATCATTTCTACCTACTGTAGTGTTTTTACATGGTCTCTGAAAACCACAGCCtggacagaacagacagaaagatgtCATGTCACAAGTCTAAATTCAAAAGGGCATTTTAAGAATAAAAAGCCTTAGATAATAAAGTTTAGTTCAACCTTTTTGTTTAGCCAGAACTGCAATTTTATACCTTTACCAAACGGAGAGCAgatacaatacaaaaaaaagaaagaaagaaaaagaggcaacATACTCAACAAAAAAACGATTTATTCAGCCTGTTTTCCCAATTTAATCTCTGAGCccatttaaacttttttatgCTAATCTTCCCAGCAGTTCCAGCAGTTGGCCTAAAGCTCATTTTGGGGTTTTGTCATTCTTCaattctctctcttctctctttgcaGTGCATCCACAGAGATTTGGCAGCCAGGAACGTTCTGGTGACGGAGGACAACGTGATGAAGATCGCTGACTTTGGCCTGGCCAGAGGAGTCCACCAGATCGACTACTACAAGAAAACCACCAACGTGAGTGACAGTTTgttgaaatacattttcagGAATCACTTTTCACTCCTGTAACTTTCCAGTGGAGAATTCTGTTTTCCACTTGTTAATGAGTTAGGTAGCATGCAGCCAAATTACTGCTTTCCTTTAGAAGCAAAGATGTTTGCATCCTATAGCACATTTCAGGaggaaaatataattttcttGCTTTCCTTTCCTTATCTGATGTAAAAAAATTCGCTCCAAAAAAGATCACTAGGATAATCTACTCAAGTAGAGTTGGTGgacttaaatattaaaatagaaAATCTGATCTTGGTCTGAGCCTGTTATCCTGACCCTCTGAAATGTTTAAAGGTTAAAGTGGAAACTGGTTgtttgtaaaaaagaaaaaaaaaaaaactccctcaCCAGCCCTGCTTGTAAACATGTCTGCTCCTGAGTCAGGTTCCTCCTGCCTGGCTCCTTTCACAGCTTTAATACTCCTCAAGACAGATGTCTGATGTTTTCGTCTGATTGGCAGCAGGCTTAATGGGACTTAATTAGAAAAGAGGGGAGACGAGGacggaggaggggggaggattgtgagggagaaaggagagggggcatggagagacatagagtgagaatgtggtttaaaaaaaaaagtcgtttACACGGCTCTAATGTTTCCATGTCCACTCTGCAGGGACGCCTGCCGGTGAAGTGGATGGCACCAGAAGCCTTGTTTGACAGAGTCTACACACACCAGAGTGACGTGTAAGTTCAACTTCTCAAACTCAAAGTCtctgcagcacaaaaacacCAAGTGCTTTATAACAATGTGCCGCAAGACTAATgtaaattacagtaaaatgacaaacatctTTTATATGTATTCTGTTGTAACTGTATCATGTCTTTACACATCCTTTTATACCTCAGTGAACAGACATTAATAATGTGTcctcttcatttgtttgtcCACAGGTGGTCGTTTGGCGTTCTGATGTGGGAGATCTTCACGCTGGGTGGCTCACCGTATCCCGGGATCCCTGTTGAGGAGCTCTTCAAGCTGCTGAAAGAAGGACATCGAATGGACAAACCCTCCAACTGCACACATGAACTGTAAGCCGGAGCTCTTCCCTTGTATTTTCCACTGTTAGCAGCCATGCCCGTCCACACCCATCTACACTGGCCAAAAGagtcttattttgttttaagatATTTTGCTACAGTAAAGAGGGGAGTGTGGGGCGTGACAAAGTCAGAGCCTTGTAATTTGGTTGTTTCAAATATGGTTTTTAGTGCAAGTATCTTTTTAGTGCAACTAGCCACTGTATCTCTTAAAGTATCTTTAAAGTTGTTAAGTGTTAAGTGTTTGTCTCATTGTagattataattttttttccctgtgttgtgttttttcccctgcaGCTACATGATGATGCGTGAGTGCTGGCATGCTGTTCCCACCCAGAGACCAACCTTCaaacagctggtggaggagctggacagAGTGCTGCTGTCCATCTCTGACGAGGTGggctccacaaacacacacatgcaaacatgcacacatgataACGTATGGGCTCAGCTCATgaagatgtacacacacattttcttcttcctcttcttgacAAGCTGCTGTCCAGATGTGTTCAGTACACAGTGAATGCATGCAGAGTGGACTTAGAAACtccaagaaacagaaacaaagtcaaaatgacTGTACCGTCTAAATTGCTAAAATTGTCATCGTCCATGGAACAGTGAACGGTTCATGTGAATGATTTGTTGGTTTTTACTTGCATTTAATCACAGAAATTTATAGGCTTAGATACAAACCTAAAAATCATCTAACTTAACCAATCCAGAACTGTTGGTCCAAAAATGTTAGCCTGTACTGATGTGGTGGTCTAAAACTGCAATGGCAATATTCCACATCTGCATCTCCTCTGATGTGGACATCATTAAATGAACGGCATGTTCGACAGCAGTCTTTATAAACTCTGAGAACGCTCCAAATTCaatttcctctgctgtttacTGCCAATTTTACAAACATTTCAATGTGGATTAGTTTCTCTTGTTGCAAACTGCTACAGTTCTCTAATTTCTGaacttcctctctcctctcagtaCTTGGACCTGTCAACACCCTTCGAGCAGTACTCCCCATCATGCGAGGACACGTCTAGCTCCTGCTCCTCTGACAACGACTCCGTTTTTACCCACGATGCTTTGTCCACTGACCCCTGTCTCTTGGGCTACCAGGATGTGCGATCCCGGATAGACATGAAGACGGCGCTCCGATAGGCACCcaaacatatatacacacaacactACCAGTGGGCAAACACTACTTTGGGCTTTCAAGTAAAGCAACACATCCACTGGTGGCCATACTGGAGGTCCGCTACAGCATTTTTAAAGTTAAGTTAAAGTTTTTATTCTTGTTAAGTTTTACATTGGACCTCCATTATGGCACCAGATGCAGCCTTTAGATATAAGTGGGcatcttttacacacacagacatacatatgTGTGCACATGGAGCACTGAGGCTGGTGGGCTTCATTACATGATGGAGTTTTGTAGGAAAACATTTCATTGGGGTCAGAAGAACgagcagaagaaaagacaagaaacaaaacatggtacTTTGGACTATCAGCTCTGGCACTGTGCCCAAGAACAGTTGTAACATTGGAAAACTGCGGCACTAAACCCAACAGAAGAGACCCCGGTACTCAAAACAGCTTGAAATGCTTTCTTTGATCAACTCTCCTTCAGAGAGGCGACGGACAATGATGTTCTCACTCAAACTCAACCCAAAACCAGGGCTTGAACCCTTGGTGATAAAGAcattttaacaagaaaaaaaaagatttattttgctatgataaaaaaagaagaaactgattgTTAAATATAAATCTCTCTATATAagattattttacttttgtgatgcttatttaaaaagaaaacggTCTTAAATCTCAGGATCTCTCATGCTAAGAAGTTGCTGTAGCAGCAGCAAAGTGCCTGAATTTATGATTTCCTGTGAATATATTAGAATATTAAGATATTGTATGTACATATCAACAACAGAAAGACGATTGCCTTTTATAAATTATTCTGAATGACACAAAAATTAAGGTTATTGGAGgcaaaaggagagagaaattTAATCAAGTGTTTCAAGTGCCAAACctgtcacagctgtcacacTGTCTTCATGTTCAGGTTTCATTCCAAAATACCACCATATTCAATGTAGGACAAACATTTGTAACTAATAACTTCGATTAAAGTCACTTTCACTTTCCAAATATAAATCTAGACACAATATTGGAGCCCCAGTCATCCAAAATCATGAACTAACAGTAGATGCTGTGAAAATTAGGTTTGAATAAGCAACCTTTTGCAAACTTTTTGTCTAAAAACCAGCCTGTATTTTGAGTTATGACTGATTGAGAAACACAAATTACCTAATTTTCCAGCAACTCAGATGATTGtggtgaaaaaagaaatatggaTTGGGCCTTAAAAAATGTCTCAAACCTGGGAAATTTTGGAATGAAACCCTCCATTTGTAATTTTgtagtaaactgctgcagcCTCCAGCCCAAGAAAACAATTTGTGGGTAAATAGGAGCCcagttattgttgctgttgttggacCACAAATTTGCAAAACTTTTTGgatatgaagaaaaaaacccatAGCTTCTCAAAAACTTTAATATGTTTTGAACATGTCTCCAAACCCCAAAGGTCATGATCATTTACAAGTTAAAAACAACCACATAAACTTTGAGACAACATCTTGTGGTCTTCCTCGAACAACAGCTTTACTCATTCAGCCTTTGCCTACATTGCTGCTTTGTCAGAGACAGTGTGTCCACGGTGGGACTCACCCTGAAAGGAGGGCTGACGATTCAGCATGAGGACTCGGTGGGGAGCTGGCCA
This genomic stretch from Toxotes jaculatrix isolate fToxJac2 chromosome 12, fToxJac2.pri, whole genome shotgun sequence harbors:
- the fgfr4 gene encoding fibroblast growth factor receptor 4, with the translated sequence MARVCTFCVLLLCLMERVSTRAIDERRTKDLRVSRPLIVPGYPENTTGVVGGQVKLVCKVHRPASTKVQWLKSEVSQGGPPRLRALTGLQNNASKLNTLHLSNITVEDAGEYICMAESTHSGQTVQAMQSAWLDVLPGTIISRTVDLTAAEIPPDVLEDLSEDTTEHLLLEPGNVLKLRCDMNTRPGMAVNWYKEGIRILPTPRIQMRSAVMEITDVTYEDSGVYVCVLRGTKEPVRNFTITVTDSLGSGDDDEDNGLEDSSAEIENDQVYYSRGPYWTHTQRMEKKLYAVPAGNTVKFRCPAMGSPMPSIRWLKNGREFRGEHRIGGIKLRHQHWSLVMESVVPSDRGNYTCMVENKYGSISHSYVLDVLERSPHRPILQAGLPANTTAVVGSDVQFHCKVYSDAQPHIQWLKHIERNGSRYGPDGTPYVQVLKTGSLNMSEVEVLYLSKVTMEDAGEYTCLAGNSIGFAHQSAWLTVLSEEEAADAMDTMETKYTDIIIYACGFLALIMAIVIVVLCRMQVHPRREPFDALPVQKLSKFPLRRQYSVESNSSGKSSASLMRVARLSSSCSPMLAGVMEFELPYDPDWEFPRENLTLGKPLGEGCFGQVVRAEAYGINKDCTDQATTVAVKMLKDDATDKDLADLISEMELMKVMDKHKNIINLLGVCTQDGPLYVLVEYASKGSLREYLRARRPPGMDYTFDVTKVPEEQLTFKDLLSCAYQVARGMEYLASKRCIHRDLAARNVLVTEDNVMKIADFGLARGVHQIDYYKKTTNGRLPVKWMAPEALFDRVYTHQSDVWSFGVLMWEIFTLGGSPYPGIPVEELFKLLKEGHRMDKPSNCTHELYMMMRECWHAVPTQRPTFKQLVEELDRVLLSISDEYLDLSTPFEQYSPSCEDTSSSCSSDNDSVFTHDALSTDPCLLGYQDVRSRIDMKTALR